The following is a genomic window from Planctomycetota bacterium.
GCCGCGCCGTGGCAGCGCCGATGGCGGGAGTGGCCTGGCGGCGCTGACCGCCGGCCAGTACCTGCTCAAGCCGTTCCTGCTGGTGCTGTTTCTCGTCACGTTCCTCGACTCGATGATCCACAACGGCTACTTCCTCCTCGCCAGCGGGTTCCTCGGCAGCGATCGCGTCGGGATCAAGCCCGAATGGATCATGCCGGTGATGAGCATCGGCCAGGTGGCCGAGATCCTCACGATGAGCGTGCTCGGCGCCGTGCTCGCCAAGCTCGGCTGGAAGTGGACGATGATCCTCGGGATCCTCGGCCATGCCGTGCGGTTCGCGGTGTTCGCCTTCATGCCGCAGAACCAGGCGATGATCATCGCCGTCCAGGTGCTCCACGGCATCTGCTACGCGTTCTTCTTCGCGACGCTCTACATCTTCATCGACGAGGTCTTCCCCAAGGACGTCCGCTCCAGCGCCCAGAGCCTGTTCAACCTCCTCGTCCTCGGGCTCGGCGATCTGGCGGCGAAGTGGTTCTTCATCCCGTTGCAGAGCTCGCTGACCACCGCCGACGTCACCGACTACCGGCGGCTGTTCCTCGTGCCGGCCGGCCTGGCGGTGCTGGCGGCGCTGATGCTGCTGATCTTCTTCTGGCCGCCGCGCTCGATCGCGACGGCGGCCGACGCCGAGGACGACCTCGAGACCGAGCCGCAGATCGTCACCTGACGCCCGGCATCCGTGGCGCGTGCCCACCGCCGACCGAGGGACCGCGACGTGGGGGGCACTGACGGGACAATGACGGCGGCGGTAGCCGGTCGCACGGGTGCCGCCGGGCTCGCCATCGGCCACCTCGCCGCGACGGCGTTCATGGTCGGCCTCATCTGGTATGTCCAGCTCGTCCACTACCCGCTGATGGCCGGCTGGCCGCACGACGACTTCCCGCGCTACGAGGCGGCACATCGTGAGCGCACCGGCTGGATCGTCGTCCCGGTGATGCTCATCGAAGGGCTGCTGGCCGCCGCCCTGGTCCGGTACCCGCCACGCGGCGTGCCGGCGTGGGTGCCGTGGCTGGCCCTCGGGGCCCTCGTTGCCCTCCAGGCCAGCACGTTCCTCGTCCAGGTGCCCTGCCACGAGCGCTTGAGCCGGGGCTGGGACGAAGCGACGCACGCCTGGCTGGTGACGAGCAACTGGATCCGGACGGTCCTCTGGTCGGCCCGCGGCCTGCTGGCGGGGTGGATCGCGCTCCGCGCCGCCGCCTGACTCGTCTTGCGGCAGGGGGGACGCGCGCCCTATACCTCCCCCTCCCCGTGCGCTGCCACGGCGCCGGCGCGGGCCGCCGTCCCCCGGAGCGATTCCCATGCCCTCGTTTCCTCTCGACGAGCTGGCCCGCCGCGTCGGAGGCACGCTCCTCGGCGCCAGCTGCACCGTCAGCGGCGCGGCGACGCTGGAGACGGCGACCGAAACCGACCTCTCGCTCGTCGACGCCGCCGAGCGCCTCCCGCGCCTCGCCACGAGCCGCGCCGCGGCGGCGCTGGTGCCGGCCGGCACCGGCCCGCTCGATCGGCCGTCGATCGAGGTTGCCGACGTCCACGCCGCGTTCACCGCCGCCGTCCTCTGCTTCCGGCCTCCGCGGGCGTTCAGGCGGAGCGGCGTCAGCACGCAGGCCGTGGTCGACCCCACGGCCGTCCTCGGCACCGACGTCGACGTCCACCCGCTGGCGACGATCGGCCCCGAAGCGGTGCTCGGCGACGGCGTCACGATCCACTCCGGGGCGCGGATCGGCGCCGGCTGCCGGATCGGCGCGGGCACCGTCGTGCATCCCAACGCCGTCCTCGAGGACGACACGGTCGTCGGCTGCCGCTGCCGGATCCATGCGGGGGCCGTGCTCGGTGCCCACGGCTTCGGCTACCGGCTCGCCGGCGACCAACTCGAACTGTCGGCACAGCTCGGCTGGGTGGAGCTCGCCGACGACGTCGAGGTCGGTGCCGGGGCGACGATCGACCGGGGCACCTACGGCCCGACCACGGTCGGCCGCGGCACGAAGATCGACAACCAGGTGATGGTCGCCCACAACTGCCGGATCGGCCGCCACAACATGCTCTGCTCGCAGGTCGGCGTCGCCGGGAGCACGTCGACCGGCGACTGGGTTGTGATGGCCGGGCAGGTCGGTGTCCGCGACCACGTCCACATCGGCGACAAGGCCGTGCTCGGCGCCCGCTCGGGCGTGTCGTGTGACGTCGCCGCCGGGGCCACCGTCCTCGGCGAGCCGGCGATCGACCTCCGCGAGCGGAAGCTGCAGCTCGCGGCGATCAGCAAGCTGCCGGAGATGCGCCGGCAGCTCAAGGACCTGATGGCGCGGATCGCGGCGCTGGCAGCCGCCGCCCCGCCGGCGGGCGAACGGGAGGCGGCCTGAGGCCGAGGCGGTCGATGGAGCCGGCGCGCGGACTGGACGGTGAGACGATCGGCATCCTCGCCGGCTGGGGGCGCTACCCGGAGGTCGTCGCCGAGGCGATCCGCCGCCACGGCGGGCGGACGGCGATCCTCACGATCCGCGATCACGCCGACGCCGCCCTCGAACCGCTCGCCGATGTCCATGGCACGGTGGGCGTGGCCGAGATCGGCAAGGCGATCGACTTCTTCCGCCGCGCGGGCGCCCGCCGGGCGACGATGGCGGGCAAGATCCACAAGACGAAGCTGTTCGCGCGCCGCGCCTGGCTCCACCATCTGCCCGACTGGCGCGGGCTGAAGACGTTCTGGCCCCATTTCGTGAGCCGGCGGAAGGACAACCGCGACGATTCGCTTCTCGCCGCAATCGCCGCCGCCTTCGAGGCCGGGGGGGTGCGGATCTGCCCGGCCACGGCATTCGCCCCGGAGCTCCTCGCCACCCCCGGGCTGCTCGCCGGGCGGCCGCTGTCGGCCGCCGAGCTGGCCGACGTCGCCTTCGGGTGGCGGCTGGCGAAGGAACTGGGGCGGCATGACATCGGCCAGACGGTGGTCGTCCGCCGCCGCGCCCCGCTGGCCCTCGAGGCGATCGAGGGGACCGACGCCTGCATCCGCCGCGCCGGCACGCTCTGCCCGGCCGGGGGCTTCGTCGTCGTCAAGGTCGCCAAGCCCCAGCAGGACCTCCGCTACGACATGCCGACCGTCGGCATCGGCACGCTCGAGTCGATCCGCGCGGGCCGCGGCCGGGTCCTGGCGATCGAGGCGGGGCGGACGATCCTCGTCGATGCCGCGGCACTCGCCGCCGCCGCCGCCGCGGGGGGGATTTCGCTCGTCGGCTTTTCCGATGCCGACGGCGTGCCGGCGTTCGACGAGGATGCGGCGGCGGCGTGACCGAGGTCGGGGCGGTCTCCTATACTACGAAGATGCGTTGCCTGACCGCGATCGCCGTGCCGGTGCTGCTGCTGGCCCTGGCGCCGGTGGCGCTGCCGGTCGCCGCGCAGGTGGCGGCACCTGCCGACGCCGCCGCCGCGGCCGCGGCGGAGGACGATCCCGAAGGCGACGACGGCGACGACCCCGCCCCGGCGCGGCGGCCGGTGCGCGGCCGGCTGCCGCCGATCGACATGAAGATCGACCGGCGCCAGCCGATCCCGCCGCCGGCGCCGTTCTACATGGGGCGCGAGATCGCCCAGACGATGCACTACACCGGCGCCCCGTGGCTGGTGCGCGAAAGCCGGCAGCGCGAGGAGGACTGCCGGATGCTGCTCGAGGCGCTCGAGGTCCGCGCCGGCCAGACCGTGTGCGATCTCGGCGCCGGCAATGGCTTCTACACGCTCGATCTGGCCCGCCGCGTCGGGCCCGAGGGGCTGGTGTATGCCGTCGACATCCAGCCGGAGATGCTCCGGCTCCTCGCCCGTCGGGCGGCGGTGGAGGGGATCACCAACCTCCGCCTGATCCTCGGCACCGCGATCGATCCCCGGCTCCCCCGGGGCGAGATCGACCTCGTGCTGTGCGTCGACGTGTACCACGAGTTTTCCCACCCCGAAGCGATGCTCGCCCGGATCCGCGAGAGCTTGTCGCGCGACGGCCGGCTGGTGCTCGCCGAGTTCCGCGGCGAGGATGCGGCGGTGCCGATCAAGCCGCTCCACAAGATGACCAAGGCCCAGGTGCGGGCCGAGCTCGAGCCGGGCGGGTTCCGCCTCGAGCGGGAATTTGACCGCCTCCCCTGGCAGCACCTCCTGTTTTTCGGGAGCGACCCGGCACGGGCGCTCACGCCGTAGCGGTTTCCTCTCCGGAAGAGGGGATCGAGAGCTGTTGCCACAGGCTCGCAAAGAGCGGGATTCTCGGGGATGGAGGGAGTTTCAGACCCGTCTAGGCGGGCTGTGAGGGCTGTATGTGACGCTTGATTCAAGGTCTTTTCGCCGTTCTACTATCGTGACTTGATCGCGCCGCCGGGCAGGCAAGACCCGGCTCACAGCACGGAAGTCGAATGGAATTCCAGCCCCGTCCGTTCCGCAGTCTCGGCCGCGCCGCCCGGCTTCCCACCGGTGGCTCGCTCGATCCTGTCGTGAGCCTCGAGGCGCCTCCTGAGGCGCCTCCCGACGGCTTGCAGCGACGGGTCGACGGGCTCCACGGCAACGGCCAGTCCGCCGCTCTGCCCAAGGGGCCGAAGGATACGTCCGCGGCGGGGGGCGATGGCGCCGGCGAGACGGCCAACTGGGTGCTCGGCAGCAACGCCACGATGAGGAAGATCGCCCGCTCGATCGAGCGGGCGGCGGCGGTCGAGTGCACCGTCCTGGTGTGCGGCGACACCGGCACCGGCAAGGAACTGTGGGCCCGGCTCCTCCACCGCAGCGGCCCCCGGGCCGGCAAGCCGTTCGTGCCCGTGAACTGCGGAGCGCTGTCGCCATCGCTGGCCGAGAGTCAGTTGTTCGGCCACGAAAAGGGAGCGTTCACCGGTGCCCAGGGGAAGGCGCTCGGGATCTTCCGTGCCGCCGAGGAAGGAGTGGTGTTCCTCGACGAGATCGGGGAGATGCCGCTGGAGCTGCAGGCCAAGCTGCTCCGCGTGCTCCAGCAGCGCGAGGTGTTCCCGGTCGGGGCCGAGGAGCCGGTGCCGATCGACGTCCAGGTCGTGGCGGCCACCAACCGCAACCTCGAGGGGGAGGTCTCGAAGGGGACGTTCCGCGAGGATCTGTACTTCCGCCTCAACATGATCGAACTGCGTGTCCCGCCGCTCCGCGAGCGGCGCGAGGACATCCCCGAGTTCATCTCCTTCTTCTCGCGGATGTACGCCGACCGCTACCGCCTTCCGGCATGGTCGCCGGCCCCCGAGGTGTTGGCGGAGTTCTGCGGATTCGACTGGCCCGGCAACGTGCGGCAGTTGTCGCACGTCATCGAGCAGGCCTACGTCCTCCAGATCGAGCCGCGGGTCCCGCAGCGCACCGAGCCGGCCGAATCCGCCCCGGCCGCCGGGGGCCGGCTCCCCTGCCTCGACCTGGCCAAGCTCCGGCAGCAGGCGATCAAGCAGGCCCTCGAGATCACCCGTGGCCACAAGGCGCGGGCGGCGAAACTGCTCGGGGTCCACGCCAACACGCTGACGCGGATGCTGCGCGAGGATCGGATCGACACCACGGCCGGCGACGATCCGGACTCGGCCGACAACGGCTGAGCGGGCGGTGCGATCACCGCCACGGTGCCGCGCGTCAGCCGCCGTGGAAGCCGTGGTGGGGCGGCAGTTGTTTCTTCAGCGGCGGGGCTGAACCACCGCCGGCGGTCAGGCAGTGCATGATCGTCACGGCACCGGCCGAGAGCAGGCTCCACGGGGCCCAGTCGGGGGCGGTGACGTTGCGGGGGGCCCCGGCGCCGTCGAGCGGCAGGAGCGTCACGGCGTCGACGATCAGCAGTTCGGCGCCGATGACGCAGCCGAAGATCCCTGCCGCCAGAAACGCACTCCGCCACATCGAGATCGCGGAAAAACCGCCCTCCGTCGGCTCTCCCATGCCCTTCGGGACAGGGGGACTAGTGGTGGTGATCGGCATCCGCGCGAGTGCCGCATGAGGCCCCGGGCAGCCTCGACCGCTGGTGCCGGTCGTTCGGGTGAACACGTGGTGAACGGGGAGGGTCCGGATGGTGTCGCCCGGGACCGGTCGGATCAGGTCACGGCCGGCCGGCCGGGTCGTGGCGCGACACGCCGTCGGCGACCGCGTCGGGGGCTGCTTCGCCCACCTCGGTCCCCGGCACGCGCACCGCACGCCGTTCGTCGGTTCCCGGCACCAGTTGCGGGGTGCCGGTCGCCTGTTCGACGAGAGCCCGCAGCTCGACCCCGTCGATGACCTCCTTCTCGAGGAGACGCTGCGCGATCGCCTCGAGGGCGGCGCGCCGCGATTCGAGGATCCGCCGCACCCGGTCGATGCCGGAGTTGACGATCCGCTCGACCTCCTCGTCGATCTCCCGGGCGGTCTGTTCGCTGTGGCTCCGCGACGGGGGCAGGTCGGCCCCGGCGCCGGCGAGGAACGGCGAGCGCTGGCTCTGGCGGTAATTCACCCGGCCGAGCCGGCTCATGCCGTATTCCATCACCATCGCCCGGGCGATCTCGCTGACCCGTTCGAGGTCGTTCTGTGCGCCGGTGGATACGTCGGCGTAGATCAGCTCCTCGGCGATCGTCCCGGCGAGGAGAACCTGGATCCGACTTTCGAGCTCGCTTTGGGTGAGCAGGTAGCGGTCGTCCTCGGGCCGCTGCATCGTGTAGCCCAGCGCCGCCAGCCCGCGGGGGATGATCGACACCTTGTGGACCGGGTCGGTGTTGGGCAGCGAGAAGGCGATCAGAGCGTGGGCCGCCTCGTGGTACGCCACGCGCCGCTTCTCGTCCTCGTGGATCACCCGCTTCTTCTTCTCGAGCCCCGCGGTGACGCGCTCCACGCCTTCGTTGAACTCGGTCATCCCGACCGCGGTCTTGTTGTTGCGGGCGGCGAGAAGGGCGGCCTCGTTGACGAGGTTGGCCAGATCGGCGCCGCAGAACCCCGACGTGATCCGCGCGACCTGCTCGAGGTTGACCGAGGGATCGAGTTTCACGTCGGCGACGTGGACCTTGAGGATCGCCTCTCGGCCGCGGACGTCGGGGCGGTCGACGAGGACGTGGCGGTCGAAGCGCCCCGGGCGGAGGAGGGCGGGATCGAGCGTCTCCGGGCGGTTGGTCGCCGCCATCACGATCACGCCGCTGTTGCTACCGAAACCGTCCATCTCGACGAGCAGCGCGTTGAGCGTCTGCTCGCGTTCGTCGTGGCCGCCGACGACGCTCGTGCCGCGCGTCTTCCCCAGCGCGTCGAGCTCGTCGATGAAGATGATGCACGGGGCCTTGGCCTCGGCCTGCTGGAACATGTCGCGGACCCGCGCCGCGCCGACGCCGACGAACATCTCGACGAAGTCGCTGCCCGACAAGCCGAAGAACGGCACCCCGGCCTCGCCGGCGATCGCCTTGGCCAGCAGCGTCTTGCCGGTTCCCGGCGGCCCGACCAACAGCACCCCCTTGGGGATGTGACCGCCGAGGACCTGGTACTTCTCCGGGCTGCGGAGGAACTCGACCACCTCGCGGAGCTCCTCGACCGCCTCGTCGATCCCGGCGACGTCGTCGAACGTGATCCCGAGGTCCTCTTGGGCGTACATCTTCCCGCGGCTGCGGCCGAAGGCCATCGGGCTGCCCGCCCCCCCGATCCGGCGCATCATGGTGAACAGGAGCGTCCCGAACAGCGCCGTGAGCAGGAGCATCGGCAGCCAGTTGCGCCACGGCGACGGAGCCGCCTCGTAGCCGTGCGGCACGCCCTGTTCGGCGAGCAACTTGGCGAGCTGTCCGGCGGAGGCCTCGCTCTGGCGGATCGCGGTGCGGAACCGGCGCCGGGACGCCGCCTTGTCCGCCGCGTCGAGATCGCGCACCGTGCCAGTGACGGCGTAGTCGCCGATCACCACGTCTTCGAGGTCGCCGTAGCGGCCGTCACGGCGCGTTTCGCCGGCCCCTTCGCGGACCTCGATCCAGCCGGTCGGCCCGGCGGGGGGGGCTGCGGCTTCCGCCGGGGCGTCGCCGGCCACCCCCGCTGCCGGCCGGGCCGGGGTCGCGGAGCGGACGAGCTTCACCAAGTCGCTGTACGGGACTTCGAGTTCGGGGACCGTCCCCAGCAGGCTGAGGGCGAACAACCCCGCCGCACCGAGGACGACGAGCGACCAGAGGAGGTTGCCATTGTTCCAGGGACCACGCCGATCGGATGATCGGCCGGGGAGCTCGGTTTTTTTCCGCATGATTTCCCCAGGGGCCGCGGTCGGTGCCGTGGACCGCGGCACCGATCGCGGCTGGAAGCCACCGCTGCGGTGGCACTCACCACCTCCACATCCTACCATCAGGGTCTCACCGGATCCCCGCGAAAGCCTCTCATGGCCCAGACAGAACGTTCCCCCGTTGCCGCGCCGTCGACGGGGGACGCGGGGACCGAGGGAGACGGCTTCCGCGCCCGGCAGACACGCCGTCGGCCACTGTCCGTGGCGGTCGTCGGCTCGACGGGAAGCATCGGCACGAGCACGCTGGAGGTGATCGCCGGCTCCGCCGGGCGCTTCGGCTGCCACCTGCTCGCCGCCCATCGCAGCGTCGACCGTCTCCTCGAGCAAGCCCGTCGTTTTCGCCCGGCCTGGATGGTGGTCGTCGACGAGACCGCGGCTGCCGGGTTATCGTCGGCCGACCTGCCTCCCGGCACCCGGCTGGCCGTCGGTGCCAGGTGTCTCGACGAATTGCTCGCCGCGCCGGAGGTCGACCGTGTCGTGTCGGCGATCGTCGGGGCGGCCGGTTTGAGAAGCACCTGGGCGGCCCTCGACGCCGGCAAGACCGTGGCCCTGGCCAACAAGGAAACGCTGGTCGCCGCCGGGCAACTGATGACGCGGCTCGCCGCCCGGCGCAACGCGGCGCTGCTGCCGGTCGACAGCGAGCATGCCGCCATCCACCAGGCTCTCCGCGCGGGGGCGCCGCACGAAGTCCGCCGGCTGATCCTCACCGCCAGCGGCGGTCCGTTCCGCGGCCAGTCCGCCGCCACGCTGGCGGCAGTCACGCCCGCGGCGGCGCTCAAGCACCCCACCTGGTCGATGGGGCCGAAGATCACGGTCGATTCGGCGACGATGATGAACAAGGCGCTGGAATTGATCGAGGCCCGCTGGCTCTTCGACATCCCGGCTGAGAAACTGGAAGTGGTGGTCCATCCGCAGTCGGTGGTCCACTCGCTCGTCGAGTTCGTCGACGGGTCGGTGATCGCCCAGCTCGGTCCCCCCGACATGAAGATGCCGATCCAGTACGCGCTGGCCTATCCGGAGCGGTTTCCCGGCCCGGCGAAGCGGCTGGATCTCACCGCTCCCCTGGCGTTGCACTTCGAGCCCGCCGATCCGGAGCGCTTTCCGGCGGTGGGGCTCGGGCTCGAGGCTGCCGCCCGCGGGGGCACCGCCGGGGCGGCGCTCAACGCCGGCAACGAGGTCGCGGTCGGTGCGTTCCTCGCCGGCCGGCTGCCGTTCACGGAGATCGCGGGCCTCGCCGGGCGGGCGCTCCGCGAGCACCCCTACCAAGCTGATCCCACGCTCGACGACATCCACCGGCTGGATGCCTGGGCCAGACAGGAGGTCGCCCAGTGGATGAGCTCGTGAGCGGGACGCTGGCCGGTGGAGTCCTCGTCGGCGCGATCCCGGGCCTGCCGTTGCTGCGCTGGATCGGTTCCCATCCGGTCGAGTTCCTCCAGGTCACCCTCGGCCTGGGGTTCGTGATCTTCGTCCACGAACTGGGGCATTTTCTCGTCGCCAAGGCGTGCGGGGTGAAGTGCGAGAAGTTCTTCCTCGGGTTCGACGTCGGCGGCCTCAAGCTGGCGAGTTTCACCTGGGGGGAAACCGAGTACGGCATCGGCATCCTCCCTCTCGGCGGCTACGTGAAGATGCTCGGCCAGGACGACAACCCGGCCGCTGCCGAAAGCGAAGCCGAGCGGGCCCGCGCCGCCGTGTCTGGCGACCTCCCCCCCGAGCCGGTCGCCGGCCCGCACCCGGCCTGGGATCCGCGCAGCTACCCGGCGCAGAGCGTTCCGGAGCGGATGGCGATCATCTCCGCCGGCGTGATCATGAACGTCATCTTCGCCTTCCTGATGGCGTCGCTGGCGTTTGGCCTCGGCGTCCGCGAGATGACCTGCGGCATCTCCTCGGTCCGTCCCGGTGGGGCGGCCTGGCGGGCGGGGCTGCGCACCGGCGACGAGATCGTCGCGATCGGCGACCGTGAGAACCCCGTGTTCGCCGACCTGCAGAAGCGGGTCACGCTCGGCGACGTCGACCGGGGCGTGTCGTTCCGGGTGCGGAGCCCCGGCTCGGGCGAGGTGCGCGAGTTGCTCCTCCACCCGGACACCGATCTCGGGGTGCCGGCGGTGGGGATCGTCAATCCGTTCTCGCTGCGCCTCCCGGCCGAGCTCTCCGACGGGTTGCCCGGGTCCGCGGGACGCGCCGAGCCGCGCCTCGAAGGGGGCGACACCATCCGCGCCGTCGATGGCGTGCCGGTGGCGACGTATGCCGAATTGATCGCGGTCCTGTCGGCACGGGTCGACCGGCCCGTCGGTCTGGAGATCGAGCGCGTTGGGGGAGCCGGCACGGCGACGCTGACGGTCGTCCTGCCACCGCAGCGGCGGCTGACCACCGGCCTCGAGATGGAAGCGTTGGCGATCTCGGCGGTCCAGGAGGGGTCGCCGGCGGCGTTGGCAGGGATCGAGCCCGGCGACCGGATCGTGGCCGTCGATGGCGGCGCGGTCGGCGACCCGGCGGTGCTCGAGGACCGGCTCCGGTCGGCGGTGGGGCGGACGGTGACGATCGAGGTGGAACGGGACGGAGCGACGCTCCCGATCACACTCGATCCGCGGTCGGTGACCTGGATCGAGGAGCCGCGGTTCCCGGCCAGCCCGCTGGCACTGTCGAGCGTCGGGATCGCGCTGCCGGTCGATCCGGTCGTGTCGCGCGTCACCCCCGGTGGGCCGGGAGAGCGTGCAGGGATCCGCGCCGGAGAGCGGATCATCGCCGTCCGGTTCGTGCTGCCCGATGCCGCCGCGGAGGGAGGGGGAAACCCGCTTCCCCTCGGCCCCAAGCAGCTCACCTGGCCGTTCGTGCTGGCGGAGATGCAATTGGCGCCCCCCGGCACACGGCTGGCGCTCGAGGTCGCGGCCGCCGATGGGGCGCCGCTGCGGACGGTGGAGCTCACACCCGAGCCGCTCCCCGACCGGTTCGTCGTCGATCGGGGGCTGGCGTTCGAAGCCCTGTACCGGATCGAGCAGGCGGGATCGGTCGGCGGCGCCCTGCGGCGCGGTGCCGTGCAGGCCGGCGAGGACCTGAGCCTCGTGTCGCGATTCCTCCGCAAGGTGACCACCAACCAGATCAGCCCGCGCCTCCTCGGCGGGCCGATCGAGATCGCCAAACAGGCGGGGCGGTCGGCGTCGGAGGGGTTCAGCCGCCTGCTGCTGTTCCTGACGATGCTGTCGGCGAATCTCGCGGTGGTGAACTTCCTCCCCATCCCCGTCCTCGACGGCGGGCATATGGTGTTCCTGGCCTACGAGTGGATCCGGGGCAAGCCGCCGAGCGAGGGCGTGGTGGTGGCCCTCAGCTACCTCGGCCTGGCCCTGATCCTCGGCTTGATGGTGTTCGTGTTCGGCCTCGACCTGGGACTGATCGCACGACGGTGACGCCCCGGCGCCGGCCCGGGGGACGACCCTCCCCCCGGATGCAGCCGTGAGTGCCCCTCCGCTCCCGCCACCGCGCGTTCCCGGACGGTCCCGTGGGCCGTCGCAGCCGGTGAGCACCGACCACGCGTTTCCCCCGCCCGGTGTCGGGGTCGTGGTGTTCGACGTCGTCGGCACGCTCGTCGAGCCCTGTCCGTCGGTCGCCCGGGCCTACAGCGACACCGGCCGTGCCCATGGCATCGAGATCGACGACGAGGCGATCCGCGTCGCCTTCCGGGCCGCCTGGCAGCGCCAGGAGGCGATCGACGCGGCGGCGACCCCCGCCCATGCCACCGACCGCAGGCGCGAACGGGAGCGCTGGCAGGGCATCGTTGCCGACGTGTTCGGGCCCGTGGCGGCGCTGCCGGCGATCTTCGCCGACCTGTGGGACCACTTCGCCGATCCCCGCGCCTGGCGGCCGGTCGGGCATGGCGTGGACCTCGTCGCCGCGGCGCGCGGCGCGGGGCTGGAGATCGCACTGGCGAGCAATTTCGACGAGCGCCTCCTCGCGATCGCCCCCGCCGTCGCGCCGCTCGACGCCGCGA
Proteins encoded in this region:
- a CDS encoding PDZ domain-containing protein produces the protein MGQTGGRPVDELVSGTLAGGVLVGAIPGLPLLRWIGSHPVEFLQVTLGLGFVIFVHELGHFLVAKACGVKCEKFFLGFDVGGLKLASFTWGETEYGIGILPLGGYVKMLGQDDNPAAAESEAERARAAVSGDLPPEPVAGPHPAWDPRSYPAQSVPERMAIISAGVIMNVIFAFLMASLAFGLGVREMTCGISSVRPGGAAWRAGLRTGDEIVAIGDRENPVFADLQKRVTLGDVDRGVSFRVRSPGSGEVRELLLHPDTDLGVPAVGIVNPFSLRLPAELSDGLPGSAGRAEPRLEGGDTIRAVDGVPVATYAELIAVLSARVDRPVGLEIERVGGAGTATLTVVLPPQRRLTTGLEMEALAISAVQEGSPAALAGIEPGDRIVAVDGGAVGDPAVLEDRLRSAVGRTVTIEVERDGATLPITLDPRSVTWIEEPRFPASPLALSSVGIALPVDPVVSRVTPGGPGERAGIRAGERIIAVRFVLPDAAAEGGGNPLPLGPKQLTWPFVLAEMQLAPPGTRLALEVAAADGAPLRTVELTPEPLPDRFVVDRGLAFEALYRIEQAGSVGGALRRGAVQAGEDLSLVSRFLRKVTTNQISPRLLGGPIEIAKQAGRSASEGFSRLLLFLTMLSANLAVVNFLPIPVLDGGHMVFLAYEWIRGKPPSEGVVVALSYLGLALILGLMVFVFGLDLGLIARR
- a CDS encoding HAD-IA family hydrolase; this translates as MSAPPLPPPRVPGRSRGPSQPVSTDHAFPPPGVGVVVFDVVGTLVEPCPSVARAYSDTGRAHGIEIDDEAIRVAFRAAWQRQEAIDAAATPAHATDRRRERERWQGIVADVFGPVAALPAIFADLWDHFADPRAWRPVGHGVDLVAAARGAGLEIALASNFDERLLAIAPAVAPLDAASHVFASSELGWRKPAPEFFRAVERRLGRRPDELILVGDDPRLDLAAARRAGWHARLIDG